One Cucurbita pepo subsp. pepo cultivar mu-cu-16 chromosome LG09, ASM280686v2, whole genome shotgun sequence DNA window includes the following coding sequences:
- the LOC111801590 gene encoding uncharacterized protein PAM68-like codes for MKALVCSFRHALDLSKPPPWKQRSRIDDSTATKNLRIFTRTSRGQIQLNAKGFTGSPATAKDRETAVKKPSGQNNSRGGGGGDDDEIPEAVAKRIITRILAFVGVPMAFGVTLVKILEAVHEQKLWHVPIWLPFLTIFLTFGASTMGIAYGTLSTSLDPEKEGTLFGWDEAQKNWVEMWKEEDEANRGGN; via the coding sequence ATGAAAGCTCTGGTGTGTTCCTTCCGGCACGCTCTCGACCTCTCAAAGCCTCCGCCATGGAAACAGAGAAGCCGAATTGATGACTCAACAGCCACCAAGAATCTCAGAATTTTCACAAGAACATCCCGAGGCCAGATCCAACTAAACGCCAAGGGTTTCACAGGTTCTCCGGCAACAGCGAAAGACAGAGAAACCGCCGTGAAAAAACCTTCCGGCCAAAACAATAGcagaggcggcggcggcggcgacgaCGATGAAATTCCGGAGGCCGTAGCCAAGAGGATCATAACGAGAATCTTGGCTTTCGTTGGAGTTCCGATGGCGTTCGGCGTGACATTGGTGAAGATCTTGGAGGCGGTCCATGAGCAGAAACTTTGGCATGTTCCAATTTGGCTGCCGTTCTTGACGATTTTCTTGACATTTGGAGCTTCGACGATGGGAATCGCTTACGGGACGCTGTCGACGAGTTTGGATCCGGAGAAGGAAGGGACTCTGTTTGGATGGGATGAGGCGCAGAAGAATTGGGTTGAGATGTGGAAGGAGGAAGACGAAGCCAATCGTGGAGGAAACTAA